The Brassica napus cultivar Da-Ae unplaced genomic scaffold, Da-Ae ScsIHWf_806;HRSCAF=1155, whole genome shotgun sequence genome includes the window TCATATCAGAAGTTCTAGTGGGGTCtctacattttgtttttttttcgaagttaaaaaaatatgcgTATTAGAGCAAAAAAtgattgaaaaaaacaaaaaaagtgcaaaagaaaaaaaaatataaagaaaaaaaaaacaaagaaaagaatacgttttagagcaaaaaaaaaaagaaaaagaaaaagaggcaCATATCTGCTATCTGTGCAGGTTGATTACGCATGCACACCTGAAGAAGTGCAGCAACACTTCCAATCATGCGGCACTGTCCACCGGGTGACGATTCTGACAGACAAGTTCGGGCAGCCAAAGGGGTTTGCTTATGTCGAGTTTGTGGAAGCTGAAGCTATACAAGAGGCTCTACTACTGAATGAATCAGAGTTACATGGTCGTCAGTTAAAGGTACTACTACACAAAAGCTTCTTGCTATAACACTTTCACAATGATTCCATTGTCTTCTCATCTGggtttgaaatttaatttgcaGGTGTTGCCTAAGAGAACAAACGTTCCCGGATTGAAACAGCACCGTGGTAGAAGGTTCAACCCGTACATGGGCTTCCGCAGACCTTTCATGTCTCCGTACATGTATTCTCCTTATGGCTATGGGTAAGAGTTCGTTTAACACCAATACACATTGTATATTTTCTCAcagttttcttctctttcttaatTTTCCTGTTGGTTCCTTTCTTAATCTTTATGCAGGAAAGTTCCAAGGTTCAGAAGACCAATGCGTTACATGCCATACCAATAAAAAAAACCTTACATGGTTTGAACATGTCTTATATCATTCCATTGTTTGAGCTTTCAGTGACTTCTCTGCTCTCTTTGTTTTAACAACTTCGCATGTAAACTTTTTCGAATCTTGGCTGGTTTTACAAGTTTCATATTGTTATGTGTTACATTATGTGGTTGGGTTTTAATATTTGTTGAAATCACTGACAAAGGGAGAAGAAGTTAATTTGGTGTCACCGTTAAAGCATATACATTGTAAGTCTATACGACGCAGTTTTAAAGTCCTCGCTAGACATTTCTTACAGTGACTCGAGTTTGAGTTGAGTTCACTTGTCGGAGAGATCCGAGAAGACATTACGATAATGTCCTTATCGCTTCCTTGTCGATACGCTTTCTTATCTGGTTCGAATCCTGTCCGCATCAGCAGAAGCAACAACCTCTGCTTCGCTGTACGGACTTCTCACCGGAATGCTAAACAGTTCCCTCAACctatcctcctcctccgccacgTCACCACTCCACGTCACCAATCAGATTGTAGAGCTCACGCGTCTTCTACCGAATCGTACGAAGACAGCTCCTCCTCTACTACTGATGGTTTCGATGTCAGCAGCTTTGTTTCTGTCGCAGAGGTGCTTTGTATTGTATCCTCCGCCGTGGTCTCGGTGGTTCTCGCGGTGAACTACTTGGTGGTCGGCGAAATCGGGAGGAAGGTTCTGTCTTTGGGTTTTGTCGGGTTGTTGGGTTCTGTCGCGTCTGGTTCTTGGCTTAGACGGCGGCAATGGATGAGGATTTGCAGAGGAACGAGTGACGGCGAAGGGACGAACCTGATTCGAAGGTTGGAGAAGCTTGAAGAGGAGCTGAAAACGTCGACCACCGTTGTTAGAGTTTTGTCAAGGCATCTGGAGAAACTGGGGATCCGGTTTCGAGTCACCCGGAAAGCTCTCAAGCAGCCCATTTCTGAGGTAAAAGCTTTTGCTTCACTTGAATATGGACCTTGTCTGAATGGTCAATGTAGCTTGTCTTTACGTCAAGTTTAGTTCTTCTTTTGGGTGTTTGTATGTATCTGAAAGAATTTGGTCTGTTTTTGTGCAAAGACTGCAGCTTTGGCTCAAAAGAACTCTGAGGCTACAAGAGTGTTAGCTGCACAACAAGAGATTCTGGAGAAGGAGCTTGGCGAGATTCAAAAGGTTCTGCTCGCTATGCAGGTACATCTATTATTATTCAAAAGAATTGTCTTTTAAGATTCTGTCATGCCTGAACTGAAGAGGACCATACTAGTTTACTTTGAGCTTAGAGAAAGCTGTGGTTAATTGCTTTATAGGATCAACAGCGAAAGCAGCTGGAGCTTATCCTAACAATTGCAAAGAACGGGAAGATGTTTGAGAGTAGCAAGCAAGCAAGTGACTGATGAAGGGAAAGACAACAAAGCAGAGGAACCCTCAACATCCAAACAAATGTTCTTTCACTAAACTGGCGAATGAAAAATGTGAAAGGTTCTTGTGTTGACAAGTTGTTCCTGGGAGCTCGTAAAGCCAAGAGCGGGAGAACActagatatatataaatcacTGTGGTTGGTTTCATTGATGTATTGTCATCAGTGTTGGTGGGTTTGTGTAGTCCACTTGTATCTGATTCTTATTTCCCTTCTAATAATAGAGTTTATTTTTAAGatgatcacaaaagtttcagACAACACATCTTCATTCACAAGTCTCAGGCATTTTGGATAGCCTTGTCGAGAAagaattagtttataaaataaagtagcCAGAGAATCCAAAGGGGCGGTGGCGCAGTTGGCTAGCGCGTAGGTCTCATAGCTATTGAGTGATCCTGAGGTCGAGAGTTCGAGCCTCTCTCGCCCCAATTTTTTTGCTTTCATTGCTGCATACGTTTGAACCAAAACAGAACGACattctttatttaattttcagcCGTGTGGAGTGTAATACTTGGTTCTCAGTCAGATTGGTAATAGATTCTGGGATCAAAAACATTAAACCATATAATTCATATGCAAACTACTTGATGAGGAGagtttataaaccaaaaaagcAACAACAGAGAGACAATAACATCCCaaggaaacaagaagaagagaccGAACAATCAAATGGCTGGGGCATTCAAGCAGATTTGGCAGCTTCAGCTGCCTCTTCAGCAGCTTCCTCCTCTTGAAGCTTCTTGAGAGAAGGAGGTGGTCTGACTACAATGCTCTTCTTCCACTGCCTGTCAAGCTTCCTAGACAACCTCTTCCCTATCCCTTCCTCtatctccctctctcttctcacCGTCAGTATCCTCGCCACCTAAATTAATCACATCACAACCAAAAATAACATACATCTCTTAAGTAccacaaaaaaaagagaaaagtacAGCCAAAATAACATACCTTTAGCTTGGTGAATTAATTGCCACTTAAATAACTACACAAGATATTGCAACAAGCTCAAGACTCATTGgtctctaataatttttttttttttttgaagaaaatttacataaagaaaatagaaaagcctccaaatttgtataaataaaaaatattaaaattttaacaaagaagaaagaagctcTTACTTGTTTCTTCATGCGGCGAAAGTCGCTAGACTTGAACTCGTTCCTCGCCGATTTCTGGAGACGGAGCATGAAGAGCTCTCCTTTAAGGTCAATCACCTCCTCGTTCAGCTCCTCCGTCGTCTTCCCCCTTATATCTTTCAGCTCCGCCTCTCTTTTCGACATCATCACCACCATTGTTTTACCAGACGACGATGAAACCGTCGCCGCCGGCACGCGAGCGGAGACCTCGTGCCGGATTCTGACGCCATGGAACGAAGACGAGGTTGAAGTCGCCGAGCTAGCTCCTCTGAGGAAAGTCGCCGCTGTCCCTGGTGAGGTGATAGAGAGGCTAAGCATTGTCGGAAGAAGAAGACTTCACTCGCGAGTTCTGAGAAGATAACGAATCAAACTGTCGGGACGAGGCTTCTCTTATATCTCTCCGTTGCCCCTGTATTTATCATTAATTACGAAAGTTTCCCAATAGTATCTAAATTGCAGATagtttatacaaaaaaaacattacctATAGTTTCTAGTTTAGAAAAGTTTTAAAGTAGAAATCCTCTTAATCCAGTTTGTTTGATTAAATAAAAAGGTTGTGTCTCTAATCTCAAGTAATACAATTATTGTTGGTTTAATGACAAAAtgtataagaaaaattaaatataatgtaaatagGTTTAGTATAATACAAATATACTTTAGTGTGATGTGAGAAAATATTATACgtgaatttttatattattttataatttgcttgaatgttcttttttttttttaactcttaacatgtttattaatgatAGTGTGATCGTACATAATCAAGATGAAGACCGTTAGTTTGAATGttctatattttcaaaatactcAAGATGATAGTTAATAACTCGAACACACACATACACTAATGTATTATATTATCTATCAGGAACCAAGTTCTATATATTCAAACAAACATCAGAAAAACTTCTCTATAAAAGCTACAAAGTAAAAATCGTTGCACTCAGCTCCCTCTTCTGATATTTACAGCTTTATCAATATATTTCTCAAATTCCCTGATTCCACCgcagaaataaaaattaattaccgGCAGTAACACCCATTTGTTCCGAGTAATCAATCCTCTGTTTTAAAGATGCACACATCTTcattcttgattcttcttgGTGGTCTTTTTCTTGTTCAATTGtttccaaaaactcaaaatctatGTTAGTTCACGGTGTCTAGTTGCCCAACTCGAACTCAAGGCTCTAAGCCGCTGAAAATACTCACCAAGAGCCAGTGGCGGAGCTAGCTTGACATGAGGGGGGTCAATTGACCCATGTGACTTTtgacaaatttaattttcatgctTATATAATTCACTTTTCATAGATAATTTAGTATTATGACCCTCATGATCTAGTCTAAATACTCTATGTGCACCTAGTCAATAAACATTTTGGATTGATCATTTGCTTATGGTAATATTATTGACCCTCTTGAAACTCATTTCTGCCTCCGCCACTGCCAAGAGCCAATAACCCTCGAGCCGCTTGTCTTGTGGTCAAGATCCTACGCATTTGTTGCAATGTCTCGTGTCTCAAGTGATCAGCCTAGAGAAACAATGCAAAACAACTCAACAAAACTGATACTAACCGTCTTAAAACCAACAAAAGATTACTGGTATGATTTGTACCTGATTTACAAAACTGACCAAAGCTTCTAATCTCTCCATCGCAGAATTCACCTGAGGAATGTAACTTCCTTCACCAAGTCTTCCACCTGCAACGCAATCCGCAAGCGTGTGTTGTAACTTCTCCATACCTTGTGACAAAGCGTCTTCAGCTTGTTGACATGATTGTCTTAAGTTGCATACATCTAGTATCTGTTGATCCGTCATGACATCAAAATGTGGCAAAAGAACCTGCAAATAATCAAGAAAATCTTTATAATGGACTCAAGAACATTTTATAGTCGATGTATGAGAATATAAGTTTCCACGTCAAACATTTTATAGTCAATCCATTTATctccaattggttttaagttggaatttcataaaatttaacaCTGTGCGTTTTACCTTGAGAAGATCCGAGGGTCGAAACCCGCCTATCCACAAGAATAACCGTTCTGCAGAAGTTCTCCACATCCCTGACATGACAAAGAAAACATCTGCTTTCGCAGCTGCTGACTTCATCCGGAAAAGATCAAAGTAATGTTTCATGCCGTTTTCAACTAGCAAACGAAGCTCAACATCGCTAACTTGCCCTTGCAAAACAGTCCTTAGTTCGCATATCTGTTTGTTTTGTTCTTGAATCCAGTGTCCATACTCCATCTCAAACGCAGCAATCCCTGCATTATTCTTGATGTTTAAGTTTTGATCCTTGTCACACAAGAAAGACTACAATACAGTCTGTTTTTTGTTACAAACCTGGATTCATGGGTTCCGAGAAACTGAGAGAGTTAGTATCTATGCCATTTCCAACGTAGAAACCCTGAGATTATATCCAATTTTTCTATGAGAATTTTGCGATATGTTTTTGAAAAGGAaagaaactgaatattttgattttgctcTCGTTAAACCTGTTGTCTAGCACGGTCGAGTTCTTGCTCTAAATGTATTAATTTTAACCGGCTTGTTTCTAGCTGCTGAACATAAGCCTGCACACAGAATCTCccaatgaataaataaaaaaaaaagattatgttCTAAGGGAATAAATAATGTGATAAGTTTTTGCATACCTTCTTGCGCAAGCGACTCTTCCTAGCAGCCTCGCGGTTTTGTGCAAGCCGTCTTTGTATCTGTAACAAAAGATTATGTTCTAAGGGAGTAAATAATGTGATCAGTCCATACGATCCACGTTAAATAAAACTGATAAAAGCAATAGTCATTAGCAATTACCTTATCAGGATGTTTGGACGTGGAAGCTTCTTGATCAAACATGTGTGGAGTTCCTCCTGTTCCTTGTGAAGTATCCTCTGACTACAAAGAAGTGGTTTCATGGAATGAAAGCATTTAGGATTATGAATTTAAGAGATTAAAAGAACAAGGAAAGCAAGAAGATTACCAAGTTGTTGTTGTCTAGTTTT containing:
- the LOC106382882 gene encoding transcription factor TGA1-like, whose product is MISFGVLQVEGSMNSTSTHFVPPRRVGIYEPLHQFGMWGETFKNNIGNGGDMNTPSHIIIPNNQKLDNNNLSEDTSQGTGGTPHMFDQEASTSKHPDKIQRRLAQNREAARKSRLRKKAYVQQLETSRLKLIHLEQELDRARQQGFYVGNGIDTNSLSFSEPMNPGIAAFEMEYGHWIQEQNKQICELRTVLQGQVSDVELRLLVENGMKHYFDLFRMKSAAAKADVFFVMSGMWRTSAERLFLWIGGFRPSDLLKVLLPHFDVMTDQQILDVCNLRQSCQQAEDALSQGMEKLQHTLADCVAGGRLGEGSYIPQVNSAMERLEALVSFVNQADHLRHETLQQMRRILTTRQAARGLLALGTPPLALGEYFQRLRALSSSWATRHRELT
- the LOC125605822 gene encoding polyadenylate-binding protein 2-like isoform X3, with the protein product MKETIERERERERERSTHSEREAMEEEEHEVYGGEIPDVGEMDGDMDMMTAADDDAAKELDEMKKRLKEIEDEAAALREMQAKVEKDMGPQDPATMAADQAGKEEVDARSVFVGNVDYACTPEEVQQHFQSCGTVHRVTILTDKFGQPKGFAYVEFVEAEAIQEALLLNESELHGRQLKVLPKRTNVPGLKQHRGRRFNPYMGFRRPFMSPYMYSPYGYGKVPRFRRPMRYMPYQ
- the LOC125605822 gene encoding polyadenylate-binding protein 2-like isoform X1 gives rise to the protein MIDYVSHYPNRLNLTGREREREAMEEEEHEVYGGEIPDVGEMDGDMDMMTAADDDAAKELDEMKKRLKEIEDEAAALREMQAKVEKDMGPQDPATMAADQAGKEEVDARSVFVGNVDYACTPEEVQQHFQSCGTVHRVTILTDKFGQPKGFAYVEFVEAEAIQEALLLNESELHGRQLKVLPKRTNVPGLKQHRGRRFNPYMGFRRPFMSPYMYSPYGYGKVPRFRRPMRYMPYQ
- the LOC125605822 gene encoding polyadenylate-binding protein 2-like isoform X2, translated to MEEEEHEVYGGEIPDVGEMDGDMDMMTAADDDAAKKRLKEIEDEAAALREMQAKVEKDMGPQDPATMAADQAGKEEVDARSVFVGNVDYACTPEEVQQHFQSCGTVHRVTILTDKFGQPKGFAYVEFVEAEAIQEALLLNESELHGRQLKVLPKRTNVPGLKQHRGRRFNPYMGFRRPFMSPYMYSPYGYGKVPRFRRPMRYMPYQ
- the LOC125605823 gene encoding 50S ribosomal protein L29, chloroplastic, translated to MLSLSITSPGTAATFLRGASSATSTSSSFHGVRIRHEVSARVPAATVSSSSGKTMVVMMSKREAELKDIRGKTTEELNEEVIDLKGELFMLRLQKSARNEFKSSDFRRMKKQVARILTVRREREIEEGIGKRLSRKLDRQWKKSIVVRPPPSLKKLQEEEAAEEAAEAAKSA
- the LOC106382879 gene encoding uncharacterized protein LOC106382879, which gives rise to MSLSLPCRYAFLSGSNPVRISRSNNLCFAVRTSHRNAKQFPQPILLLRHVTTPRHQSDCRAHASSTESYEDSSSSTTDGFDVSSFVSVAEVLCIVSSAVVSVVLAVNYLVVGEIGRKVLSLGFVGLLGSVASGSWLRRRQWMRICRGTSDGEGTNLIRRLEKLEEELKTSTTVVRVLSRHLEKLGIRFRVTRKALKQPISETAALAQKNSEATRVLAAQQEILEKELGEIQKVLLAMQDQQRKQLELILTIAKNGKMFESSKQASD